AACAGAAGCCAGCTTCTTTTCAGagtatatataaatatatatatatatatatggcatGTATTCGGACACAGAAAATAGACTGGTCAACCACGACATACGCAAGGTGAATAAGCAAGGCACATCTTGACTGCGCCAGAGTATTATCGAGATGGTTGGCCGAATTTAATAGTGCACatcaaagaagagacgcaggaacGAACACTTTCCCCaagacaaaagaaacgagacttCACTCACAGTAGCGCTCGTTCCACTCACCTGGCACGGGCAGGTAGTTCCATCGTCGCCATCGCGGTGGCCAAtgtgcgtctcctcctcttcctttttcttgccctttctttttcccttTTCTGCTCGGGTCCCGACCGGCTGACTGGCCTTTCCCTTTCCAGGAGCACCCTTTCCTTTCCCTCGCGGCTCCTCCTtcgcatcttcttcgtcttcttcaccgaGATTCAAGTTGTCGCAGTGCACAGGAAGCGCGAGGTACTTCGgggcagaaagaagcagccATGTGCCTCGAGGAAGCAGATCGAAGTCGTTTAGCCAGCAGTAGAAAAACCTCCACGGACACAAGGGGCTGACCTGTATGAAAACAGACACCAGGGACAGAGCCGCTCCTCAACAGCTGTCGCCCTTCGTGCAAAGGCATTTTTTTCGGTGCTTCATCGCTCTTTTGACGGTGACGCTTACTGCAGGGAGCCAGTCACATGCGTCAGTGACCAGCGGGTGGCATTGTTTCCAGTCTAAGACGCAAACTGAGACAAGTCCTACACTTATGTGTGTCCCGTGTTGGTCCAAAAATGCTATGGAGTCTTCCCGCTCAGCGGCACACTCACTGGACCCTGCGGCCTCAACGAATCGCGTCTGAAAGCCGAGCGCACAGTAAAGAAGAGCTGATCATCGGAATCCTAGGATTTGTAAGGTCAAGACTACGATGCAGCATAAAACTCCGATCCGCTTCAATgaggggagacgaaaaacagtTGTCTCACGATCAAATCGCACACCATGAAACTCGTGAAATACCTAGCAGAGCCACGAGAACTGTCAGAGGTGCATATCTCTCACGAAGCTCACATAAGCCACAGCGATAGATTGATAATTTGTTGACTCGGCCGACGCATGAAGATATCGACTCGCTTATTTCTGGTGAAAAGAAACAAGTGTTCGTTTCGCATTTGCTGCAGTCGAGCTTGCGGATGGTTCTTCGCAATGCAACACTTACCCCGGGAGTGGCAAATTCGATCGCTTCAACAAGAattcgaggaagaaaagcctGGAGGACAAGCCTCGTGctggaagcagaaagggCTGGATGTATCCACAGAGCCTTGAGGCAGCGCTCGTTGGTGGTTAGGAGCTCGACAAGCGCCCAGCCCACAAAGCGGCTTCGACTGAGATTTCCGTATTCGCAGTCTACCAAATACGGACTGGTGTGGAGGGAGATGTAGACGCCTACACGACAGCCACGCAGTACATAAAACAGCCGCAAAAAAGTACACTCATGAACAACGCTGTGTGTGGGCAAACCTAGGCATTCAGCGTAGAACATGGATCAGGAAAACAAAGTAGTATAAACTCAACGATTGTGTAGATCCGAGCTGGTACACAATACCAATCCTAAAGACACCCAGGCTTTGTACGGTTACTGCACGCCACTCAGCTAGTTACTAGGGGACGCCCAGGACCCACAGAAAGCGTATTTATTTGATCTATTATCGTTGCTGAGCCTATTGGCAGTTACAACAAAGTCAGCGCATCCTCCGAGGGTGTGTCAACAAACCAGAAACCGCACCACCACGTCCATACAATCTGTGCAAATATCATGTTCCTTTGATACATGACAAACCAGGCCGGCGTCAACTCTTGTGCCTAGTCACACACACGCACCGCCGTCTTGGCGCACAGAGCAGCGAGTTGACGAAAAGCGTTGTGTCTCACCAGAGAACTCTCTGTCATCAAAATCCGAACTCATCTGTGCAAGGTGTTTCTTGACCTCTTCACTCATGTCTTGCATGATCCAGGGTGATGCCTTCTGGCGTTTTTCAGATCTTTTGTTGTACGGAGTCAAGTAACACGACTTATTCCTCAGCAGCTGTTCCGCCATATGAAGCTTCTGACGAGTGATGAAATGGTACAGTGGAAGCGAAGCCGAGGACGAGCTGTCGGTACACTGGCCCGACCCGTCCGTCTGCACAAGGCAAGAGTCGCACGCAAATAACGCACACACAACGCGGAACGTCATGAAACTTGGTGTCTCTTCACTTCGTGACAATTATTTTCAGTGGTGCAAGTCATGAAAACGGACTGCATCTAGTGAAAACACGGAAACATCACGAAACCCTGACCCGTCCGGCAAACCAACACGCAGCCACTCTCTCACTGGCCTGGCCCTGATGTTTCTTCGCAAGCCTCTAGAAGTTCGAGAACCATTTCATATGTTGAACTCGGGAACCTTTATTTCCCCCGTATCAGCTGGTTCACCAGTACAGCAGCGCTCAGAGCTTTCGTTTCTGGCCGCCCGGTGTACTGACATAGAGGAACCGCCGTCAGTCAACCAGGTGAGACAAAATCGAAGGTCATTAAGGCACACTCGAATTGGGACGTACttcgagagaagaccgagaaaTCCAACGTACGAGGTTTATAGGGCACTTAATCATTCGTAGGCGACCATTCCACGGTGGCAACTCCGAAAAAGCGGTAAAACCGAAAATACCCACAGTTTAGTTCAGCATTTTCACCATATCTGTTTCTGATATTGCGTACGGTGGCGTCTCTGCAACACCTGACCCAATTCAGTGCGCTACGACAGTTTTCCAAGAATGTTCCCGTGTATGCCAGACTACAGTTTCAGTCGTATTTGCTCGGTTTTCTTCACACACTCTGTGCGCTCGACAGCCAAAAGCATTTGCGATGAAGACTCACCTGCGTCGACCGGCCGCCTCCATGGGTCCTTCGCGCCGAGCCGCCCTCCGCCTTTGTCCCCGGTGCAGACGCTGGTGTGGCGGCCTGCACTGGGAGCTTTCTCGTTTTGACACGGATGCCGTGGCTATCGAAGAATCGCTGTGTTGCAGCAATGAGTTGTTCTCTTAGCTGTGCTGCGTTCGCTGGGAGTGTCACTGGATCCGAAGACGAAGCCATTTTTGCCAAcgaaaagcaagagaaaaagtgGGTTCCTGTCGTGTCTTTCGCACCAAGTCTCAGCTGCCTTGACCGTCTGACAGCCTCTACGTGTACAAATACATTCTTTCTGTGGAAATCTTACCACGCAAGCACATACACGTGTATATGTACAAGTGTGCCTACAACCAATCCGAAGCCAAGCCAGAGATGGGGCGTCGTAGGAATATCGTGGCAAGAGCGTCCCAGTCCGCAAGCCAGCTGGAATTCCTTTCCAAACGAGAAGATGGGTCATACGTTGCATTTCAGTGTATAACTCATCTCGGCAACCAAATCAGGCTCTCCAGAACCCTTCGAGGTCGCAGGCGGGGGCATGCGTTTCCCGCTGAAGGGACCCAGACAGCGCgccaagaagaaagcagtCAAAGTCACCCCAGTTTTACGTAGGCTGCGGACGAAACGACACACGAAAAACACGAAAAACACCGCAGATGGAGACACCAGGTACAGGGCGATCACCAGAAAACAGCTTCCACGTTTGTGACGAATTATCAAAATATGGAGTAATACCGCGCACAACGGATGTCGGGCCGGCAGATGGGAACTGATTTCATACCCGAATTTTGGATGCTACACGCAATCGCTGCGTTCAACTTCTTGTGAAGCCAAGTCACACAGGCGATTGCTCTCCGGAAGTCAGCATACTACGGTACATTAGTTTTTCACGCCCAGTTTCCTTGAACGAACCCAACAGCGAAAATACCGGCCGCATTCAATTACAAATGCTACGGCGTTTACAAAAGGCAGAGCTAGCTGGTCCCAAAGTCGGAAAGACGGAGATATGACACCAAAAGTAGCTAAACAGGGGATTTCTTATTCTTGAACCGACAGAGAGTATGTTTGATGTTCAACACGAAAGACGGGGACGCGAGCTGATGGCCTGTGCGCACActttctgctgcatgcacagaagcaTCCTCGGGTGTGAGAAATCGAAGATCGAAAAGTGGGGAAACACAATGGCCTTGGCTGTTTCAGGGTAGCACCCGGACCCGTGTACCAGAAGATCCGGCACAGATCATTCAGTCTTATTAGAAAGAAGGGCTTTTTCACCTGAACAACAGTGGAGGGGTTCAAGTGCAGCATTGTGTGTACAGATATATGAAGTACTGTGCACGTAACACAGATAGGCGGTTAGAAAGCTCACATCCGACCCAATAGTATTGCCCAGACCAAGCTTGCTTGATCGGTGCAGTCACCGGCCGGCAAACCTCATGGCAACTGAATCAAGTGAACACACGGAGCGCTCTACAAGGAATCGCTAGCAGTCAGACATAAAAAACCCGGCGAACCTCGGTTTTCGATGAACGAGGTCAAGCGGTTCTTGCGCGATAGAGACAGGCTTCTGTTGGTTGCGCTGTCATGCTTCGGTCGTTTCGTCGCGACATTTCTTGGGTGTTTTTCAAGAGTGGATTCAGTTCTGCACCAATAATGCCGGCAGTTCTGATTTATCTTGGGAGTTCGACTGTTGTCTTCTATGCTTCGTACTACGCACAACGAAGCGGCCCAGAGAATTTTCTTCAGCCGTCCCACATGTGATCTTCATAATTCGGCTCGCGGTTGATCAACACGTTAGGCGTTGTCAGACGTTCGGTAAACAGGCTTTAACAATGTGGTATCAAACGCTCGGCGTCTGTTCGTCCGTCTTCGAGGAAAGTACATCCAAACATGGCAAGTTTGTTGGTATTTCAAAACGATCCAGTTGACATCAGGAAATACCCAGTGACTCACATCCGTCCATTGGGTATGTCGGCTGCAAAGCCTCCAGTAGCCAGCAACAAAGAAGACTCCAGAAATTCAATGAAATATATGCGAAAGGTCTCCTCGTCTGGTCATGTAAGCCAGGAAAAAAGTGTCGGAAAAATAGACGGCTTTCGGTGATTGTTTTTGTGGATATCTACAGGAGAAACATTGTCCGACTGGTGCACGTCTGCACCTTCGCAAAGCTCAGTTCAGTGAATACCTCCAGAAGAATCAATCTTTGAGGCTGGTAGCTGACGTTTTGTCACAACCTTCAAAAAGAGAGCTCACAGATTGTCGGGCGCAGATGGCACTCATCCCTTCGTCTACCCGCTTCAAAGTCGTCCTGTTCTACCATGCAGCTCTCGGATACGTTCATATGTGTACAACATTAGAACTGCCCTTAGGCTGGGGACCGCGTCGATCTTGTGGCAGAACACGTTATCCGGTGGCAACACCCATTTTTTGCCACCGCAAACTGTCTCCTGGTTAATGTATATATCATATTCTGAATAGGGTACCGGTGCTGCGAGAGTGTACCAAAAGCACTGAAGCTATATCCTAAGGACACATATCGAACAAAAGCAAAACCCCACTGTCTCATACCAGA
This Toxoplasma gondii ME49 chromosome VIII, whole genome shotgun sequence DNA region includes the following protein-coding sequences:
- a CDS encoding hypothetical protein (encoded by transcript TGME49_268580), whose translation is MASSSDPVTLPANAAQLREQLIAATQRFFDSHGIRVKTRKLPVQAATPASAPGTKAEGGSARRTHGGGRSTQTDGSGQCTDSSSSASLPLYHFITRQKLHMAEQLLRNKSCYLTPYNKRSEKRQKASPWIMQDMSEEVKKHLAQMSSDFDDREFSGVYISLHTSPYLVDCEYGNLSRSRFVGWALVELLTTNERCLKALWIHPALSASSTRLVLQAFLPRILVEAIEFATPGVSPLCPWRFFYCWLNDFDLLPRGTWLLLSAPKYLALPVHCDNLNLGEEDEEDAKEEPRGKGKGAPGKGKASQPVGTRAEKGKRKGKKKEEEETHIGHRDGDDGTTCPCQQPSRWRDDFDEKLVGCTESYIYRNFDRIFDMIPKAIDSRLQEDINALPQENPEALKKEHPETDEEIRAAETFGLDDDTVMRLLEKVYGQWKTGRFKRLGHEEEEEESRPQGRRRLNGHKHDSGQGKDVKPDGDEN